One Ostrea edulis chromosome 2, xbOstEdul1.1, whole genome shotgun sequence genomic region harbors:
- the LOC125679374 gene encoding heat shock 70 kDa protein 12A-like isoform X1 has translation MINMTEQEEYDLVNMGNKQGKDDDGLSKKQPFKEKTKGASGESIPGSTKSAVGESTEKSIEGSKGNRSSISEVSKPSVRRDKTIHTLPSTHARASNTKWENESKDNEVEYLNIKHDRLVVAAIDFGTYGSGFALCTRADYKKDRNKVFVHTWNSGTAITNKAPTTVLMKPNGKDYISFGYEAERDFVDMEPADQKKHYLFRQFKMKLFNDPNLSQSTKLKDITDKELPAVDVFAAVIRFFRESLQKRLDTKNVEDFTYDDVYWVITVPAIWDLKAKQFMRRTAEKAGLKDSQLSLALEPEAASMYCRKIPVEINTQKDGAKQIASLPSGSKYLVLDLGGGTIDITAHEVSADGGLKELHQASGGYYGGTCVNDEIMSFFKRLFGGPVLMRVKEDYPGDYLDLMNDIEMKKCTFGPKMNKDKITLRIPVMLLTVYTEDTDCQIEESLKNTTFADDVHIKRDKMTISKKLFQKFFETSVDNVVRIIKEILDTPGLSDINTLLAVGGYAESSLMIETLKTVFSHKKVVIPTDPSLAVLKGAVIYGFEPEIIASRVCRYTYGIAKQGIWNEGDPESKKLPETTRKGLHWCDDVFDKHVEVGQVVTVGKFQEPKEYFAIEGQEMALLDFYASTEKNPRFVDMPGCTCVGSFVLDLSEKSSKGNILVRIAVGGTELEVEAKEEKTGRIFKSYCNFLP, from the exons ATGATAAATATGACAGAACAA GAGGAATATGATTTGGTGAATATGGGAAACAAACAAGGAAAG GATGATGATGGACTCTCCAAAAAACAGCCATTTAAAGAGAAGACTAAAGGGGCTTCTGGAGAGTCCATACCAGGGAGTACAAAATCAGCTGTCGGTGAGAGCACAGAAAAAAGCATTGAAGGCAGTAAAGGGAACAGATCCAGCATTTCTGAAGTATCAAAACCTTCAGTTCGAAGG GATAAAACAATACATACACTGCCATCCACCCATGCCAGGGCTTCAAATACG AAGTGGGAAAATGAGTCCAAGGACAATGAAGTTGAATACCTG AACATCAAACATGACCGGTTGGTGGTAGCAGCTATTGACTTTGGCACTTATGGATCTGGATTTGCTTTGTGCACTAGAGCAGATTACAAAAAAGATCGCAACAAGGTTTTTGTGCACACCTGGAACAGTGGAACAGCCATTACTAACAAGGCACCCACTACAGTGTTGATGAAACCCAATGGCAAGGACTACATCAGCTTTGGCTATGAAGCAGAGAGGGATTTTGTGGATATGGAACCTGCAGATCAGAAGAAACACTATCTTTTCAGACAgttcaaaatgaaattgtttAATGATCCT AATCTCTCTCAATCCACAAAACTCAAAGACATTACAGACAAAGAGCTACCTGCTGTTGATGTCTTTGCTGCAGTTATCCGATTTTTTCGAGAGAGCTTACAGAAGCGACTTGACACTAAGAATGTGGAGGATTTCACTTATGATGATGTGTACTGGGTCATCACTGTGCCTGCCATTTGGGATCTCAAGGCCAAACAGTTCATGAGGAGGACAGCTGAAAAG GCTGGACTGAAGGATTCACAGCTGTCATTGGCTCTGGAACCAGAAGCTGCCTCCATGTACTGCCGTAAAATCCCTGTAGAAATAAACACACAGAAAGATGGTGCAAAACAGATTGCCTCTCTCCCTTCAGGCTCCAAATATCTTGTGCTTGATCTAGGAG GGGGTACTATAGATATTACTGCTCATGAAGTGTCTGCTGATGGAGGACTGAAAGAACTACACCAGGCCAGTGGGGGGTACTATGGAGGAACCTGTGTGAATGATGAAATCATGTCCTTCTTCAAACGACTCTTTGGTGGACCTGTTTTAATGAGGGTAAAAGAAGACTATCCTGGTGACTACCTTGATCTTATGAATGATATCGAGATGAAAAAATGTACTTTTGGTCCTAAAATGAACAAGGACAAAATCACTCTGCGAATTCCAGTCATGTTATTGACTGTGTACACAGAAGATACTGACTGCCAGATTGAGGAGTCTTTGAAAAACACTACATTTGCAGACGATGTGCATATAAAACGAGacaaaatgacaatttcaaaaaAACTCTTTCAAAAGTTCTTTGAAACCTCTGTAGACAATGTGGTTAGAATCATCAAGGAAATACTTGATACACCAGGGTTGTCTGACATCAACACCTTGTTGGCAGTTGGTGGGTATGCAGAATCCTCATTAATGATAGAAACCCTTAAAACTGTGTTTTCACACAAAAAAGTGGTGATACCTACAGATCCAAGTTTAGCTGTGTTAAAAGGAGCAGTGATCTATGGTTTTGAACCAGAGATTATTGCTTCGAGAGTATGTAGGTACACCTATGGAATAGCCAAGCAAGGCATTTGGAACGAGGGAGATCCTGAAAGTAAGAAACTACCAGAGACAACCAGAAAAGGCCTCCACTGGTGTGATGATGTGTTTGACAAACATGTGGAAGTGGGACAAGTTGTTACTGTTGGAAAGTTTCAAGAACCCAAGGAATATTTTGCAATAGAAGGTCAGGAAATGGCACTGCTAGATTTCTATGCATCCACAGAGAAAAATCCAAGATTCGTAGATATGCCTGGCTGTACATGCGTGGGTTCCTTCGTTTTGGACTTGTCTGAAAAAAGTTCGAAAGGAAATATCTTGGTTAGGATTGCAGTTGGAGGGACAGAATTGGAGGTAGAAGCCAAAGAAGAGAAAACTGGTCGTATTTTCAAATCCTACTGTAATTTTCTTCCATAG
- the LOC125679374 gene encoding heat shock 70 kDa protein 12A-like isoform X2 has product MGNKQGKDDDGLSKKQPFKEKTKGASGESIPGSTKSAVGESTEKSIEGSKGNRSSISEVSKPSVRRDKTIHTLPSTHARASNTKWENESKDNEVEYLNIKHDRLVVAAIDFGTYGSGFALCTRADYKKDRNKVFVHTWNSGTAITNKAPTTVLMKPNGKDYISFGYEAERDFVDMEPADQKKHYLFRQFKMKLFNDPNLSQSTKLKDITDKELPAVDVFAAVIRFFRESLQKRLDTKNVEDFTYDDVYWVITVPAIWDLKAKQFMRRTAEKAGLKDSQLSLALEPEAASMYCRKIPVEINTQKDGAKQIASLPSGSKYLVLDLGGGTIDITAHEVSADGGLKELHQASGGYYGGTCVNDEIMSFFKRLFGGPVLMRVKEDYPGDYLDLMNDIEMKKCTFGPKMNKDKITLRIPVMLLTVYTEDTDCQIEESLKNTTFADDVHIKRDKMTISKKLFQKFFETSVDNVVRIIKEILDTPGLSDINTLLAVGGYAESSLMIETLKTVFSHKKVVIPTDPSLAVLKGAVIYGFEPEIIASRVCRYTYGIAKQGIWNEGDPESKKLPETTRKGLHWCDDVFDKHVEVGQVVTVGKFQEPKEYFAIEGQEMALLDFYASTEKNPRFVDMPGCTCVGSFVLDLSEKSSKGNILVRIAVGGTELEVEAKEEKTGRIFKSYCNFLP; this is encoded by the exons ATGGGAAACAAACAAGGAAAG GATGATGATGGACTCTCCAAAAAACAGCCATTTAAAGAGAAGACTAAAGGGGCTTCTGGAGAGTCCATACCAGGGAGTACAAAATCAGCTGTCGGTGAGAGCACAGAAAAAAGCATTGAAGGCAGTAAAGGGAACAGATCCAGCATTTCTGAAGTATCAAAACCTTCAGTTCGAAGG GATAAAACAATACATACACTGCCATCCACCCATGCCAGGGCTTCAAATACG AAGTGGGAAAATGAGTCCAAGGACAATGAAGTTGAATACCTG AACATCAAACATGACCGGTTGGTGGTAGCAGCTATTGACTTTGGCACTTATGGATCTGGATTTGCTTTGTGCACTAGAGCAGATTACAAAAAAGATCGCAACAAGGTTTTTGTGCACACCTGGAACAGTGGAACAGCCATTACTAACAAGGCACCCACTACAGTGTTGATGAAACCCAATGGCAAGGACTACATCAGCTTTGGCTATGAAGCAGAGAGGGATTTTGTGGATATGGAACCTGCAGATCAGAAGAAACACTATCTTTTCAGACAgttcaaaatgaaattgtttAATGATCCT AATCTCTCTCAATCCACAAAACTCAAAGACATTACAGACAAAGAGCTACCTGCTGTTGATGTCTTTGCTGCAGTTATCCGATTTTTTCGAGAGAGCTTACAGAAGCGACTTGACACTAAGAATGTGGAGGATTTCACTTATGATGATGTGTACTGGGTCATCACTGTGCCTGCCATTTGGGATCTCAAGGCCAAACAGTTCATGAGGAGGACAGCTGAAAAG GCTGGACTGAAGGATTCACAGCTGTCATTGGCTCTGGAACCAGAAGCTGCCTCCATGTACTGCCGTAAAATCCCTGTAGAAATAAACACACAGAAAGATGGTGCAAAACAGATTGCCTCTCTCCCTTCAGGCTCCAAATATCTTGTGCTTGATCTAGGAG GGGGTACTATAGATATTACTGCTCATGAAGTGTCTGCTGATGGAGGACTGAAAGAACTACACCAGGCCAGTGGGGGGTACTATGGAGGAACCTGTGTGAATGATGAAATCATGTCCTTCTTCAAACGACTCTTTGGTGGACCTGTTTTAATGAGGGTAAAAGAAGACTATCCTGGTGACTACCTTGATCTTATGAATGATATCGAGATGAAAAAATGTACTTTTGGTCCTAAAATGAACAAGGACAAAATCACTCTGCGAATTCCAGTCATGTTATTGACTGTGTACACAGAAGATACTGACTGCCAGATTGAGGAGTCTTTGAAAAACACTACATTTGCAGACGATGTGCATATAAAACGAGacaaaatgacaatttcaaaaaAACTCTTTCAAAAGTTCTTTGAAACCTCTGTAGACAATGTGGTTAGAATCATCAAGGAAATACTTGATACACCAGGGTTGTCTGACATCAACACCTTGTTGGCAGTTGGTGGGTATGCAGAATCCTCATTAATGATAGAAACCCTTAAAACTGTGTTTTCACACAAAAAAGTGGTGATACCTACAGATCCAAGTTTAGCTGTGTTAAAAGGAGCAGTGATCTATGGTTTTGAACCAGAGATTATTGCTTCGAGAGTATGTAGGTACACCTATGGAATAGCCAAGCAAGGCATTTGGAACGAGGGAGATCCTGAAAGTAAGAAACTACCAGAGACAACCAGAAAAGGCCTCCACTGGTGTGATGATGTGTTTGACAAACATGTGGAAGTGGGACAAGTTGTTACTGTTGGAAAGTTTCAAGAACCCAAGGAATATTTTGCAATAGAAGGTCAGGAAATGGCACTGCTAGATTTCTATGCATCCACAGAGAAAAATCCAAGATTCGTAGATATGCCTGGCTGTACATGCGTGGGTTCCTTCGTTTTGGACTTGTCTGAAAAAAGTTCGAAAGGAAATATCTTGGTTAGGATTGCAGTTGGAGGGACAGAATTGGAGGTAGAAGCCAAAGAAGAGAAAACTGGTCGTATTTTCAAATCCTACTGTAATTTTCTTCCATAG